Proteins encoded within one genomic window of Episyrphus balteatus chromosome 1, idEpiBalt1.1, whole genome shotgun sequence:
- the LOC129921551 gene encoding trafficking protein particle complex subunit 4, which produces MIIFGVYIVSKSGGLIFNLDNNVPRIENERTFSYPLELVLDYDPKKVTVVFNQKDGINVGHVLVGINGITANGGTLEDGRDVKTVIETKENYPLNLKFTRPKMTTNEKIFLASMFYPLFAIASQLSPELKSSGIEVLEADTFTLHCFQTLTGVKFIMVSETGLSGMDILLRKIYELYSDFVLKNPFYSLEMPIRCELFDQKLQSLLDTVEKTGLNNLDK; this is translated from the exons atgattatttttggAGTTTATATAGTAAGCAAATCTGGTGGTCTCATATTTAACTTGGACAACAATGTCCCACGTATTGAAAACGAAAGAACTTTCAGTTATCCTCTGGAACTAGTTCTCGATTATGACCCAAAGAAAGTCACTgttgtttttaatcaaaaagatGGAATTAATG TGGGTCATGTTCTTGTGGGAATCAATGGAATCACAGCAAACGGAGGCACTCTTGAAGATGGTCGCGATGTGAAAACAGTAATCGAAACGAAAGAGAACTATCCACTCAATTTGAAATTCACACGTCCCAAAATGACCACgaatgaaaaaattttcttgGCAAGTATGTTCTATCCATTGTTTGCCATTGCCAGTCAGCTTAGTCCAGAACTTAAAAGTTCGGGTATTGAAGTACTAGAAGCTGATACCTTTACATTGCATTGTTTTCAAACTTTAACAG GAGTAAAGTTCATTATGGTATCTGAAACTGGTCTATCCGGAATGGATATTCTACTTCGGAAAATATACGAGCTTTATTCAgattttgttctgaaaaatcCTTTCTACTCACTCGAAATGCCTATTAGATGTGaactttttgatcaaaaattacAAAGTTTACTCGACACAGTGGAAAAGACGGGACTTAATAATttagataaataa
- the LOC129921559 gene encoding zinc finger protein 155: MDVWVKAEPEAHHMIGLNNGMQYAPFEHFTHYPPTMPPNALEPPVVFQYPPNGYNHHHHNHHHHHQQHSQQHQQPLPPQPRSQQQYYHQPAPIPDETIIHHQQNSTFDQQNTTYEELVDPNQKYEYHEPDENFISIDDAKVRSFLVDLVQKETNKKKEEQELEAQRKLEIKQEEKTKPLQQTSDVLNESDESTIHEADYDEEGDMVLLDSDVDYIDENEEGIELNWIDLEQKAQKQSIECFLCGKSVASSYNLRRHMMIHTGERPFGCDMCYKRFREFSDLKKHRRIHSTQLNFKCMVCRVNEPSIYDPTKCVACDKSASNDSATDMADLLLDSVPNLVSPSTAGGKKEFQCPMCSRIFGTRHNLKRHFMIHTGEKPFSCTICQKPFREVSTLKKHMHTHNRVKVYKCSSCREKFTDYDSFLEHKDTHPKRNSPAKRMRCLKGHEMQIKRRRSDTESAIADDDEEFECPECGEKSASIELYADHIKQHESSVEFQCYICKQMFESRDLLVSHFTIHDVDDESSADA; encoded by the exons ATGGATGTCTGGGTAAAAGCTGAGCCAGAAGCCCATCATATGATCGGGTTAAACAACGGTATGCAATATGCTCCATTTGAACATTTCACACATTATCCTCCAACAATGCCGCCAAATGCATTGGAGCCGCCTGTTGTTTTTCAATATCCTCCGAATGgttataatcatcatcatcataatcatcatcacCACCATCAGCAACATTCACAACAACATCAGCAACCTCTTCCTCCGCAACCACGTTCACAACAGCAATATTATCATCAACCTGCTCCAATCCCAGATGAAACAATAATTCATCATCAACAAAATAGCACCTTTGATCAACAAAACACAACTTATGAAGAATTAGTAGATCCAAATCAAAAGTACGAATATCACGAACCCGATGAGAATTTCATTTCAATCGATGATGCCAAAGTTCGATCGTTTTTGGTTGATTTGGTTCAAAAAGAAACGaacaaaaagaaagaagaacAAGAACTCGAGGCTCAACGGAAATTGGAAATCAAACAAGAAGAGAAAACTAAACCACTTCAACAAACTAGCGATGTTTTGAATGAAAGCGATGAGAGTACAATTCATGAAGCTGATTACGATGAAGAGGGTGATATGGTTCTCTTAGATTCGGATGTCGATTATATCGATGAGAATGAAGAAGGTATAGAGTTGAATTGGATTGATTTGGAACAAAAGGCACAGAAACAATCGATTGAGTGTTTTTTATGTGGAAAGAGTGTTGCTTCCAGTTATAATCTTCGTAGACACATGATGATACACACGg gcgaACGTCCCTTCGGCTGTGACATGTGTTACAAACGTTTCCGCGAATTCAGTGACCTGAAAAAACATCGTCGAATACATTCTACCCAATTGAACTTCAAATGTATGGTATGTCGTGTCAATGAACCCTCAATATACGACCCAACCAAATGTGTTGCATGCGACAAAAGTGCTTCAAATGATTCAGCCACAGATATGGCCGATCTACTCCTCGATAGTGTACCAAATCTAGTATCGCCTTCCACTGCTGGCGGCAAGAAAGAATTCCAATGTCCAATGTGTAGTCGTATCTTTGGCACGCGACACAATCttaaacgtcattttatgattcACACTGGCGAAAAGCCCTTCAGCTGCACGATCTGCCAAAAACCATTCCGTGAAGTGTCGACTCTGAAAAAGCACATGCACACCCATAATCGGGTAAAAGTGTACAAGTGCAGTTCGTGTCGTGAGAAATTCACCGACTACGATTCATTTTTGGAGCACAAGGACACCCATCCAAAGAGAAATTCACCAGCTAAAAGAATGAGATGCTTAAAGGGACACGAAATGCAAATTAAACGACGACGTAGTGACACCGAATCGGCCATTGCCGATGACGATGAAGAATTCGAATGTCCCGAATGTGGAGAAAAGTCAGCCTCAATTGAACTCTATGCCGATCATATCAAACAACATGAATCGTCGGTGGAGTTTCAGTGTTATATATGTAAGCAAATGTTTGAGTCTAGAGATTTGTTGGTTTCTCACTTTACTATTCATGATGTAGATGATGAATCAAGTGCAGatgcataa